The following are encoded in a window of Oreochromis aureus strain Israel breed Guangdong linkage group 10, ZZ_aureus, whole genome shotgun sequence genomic DNA:
- the LOC116328511 gene encoding heterogeneous nuclear ribonucleoprotein A/B-like, with protein MADAENLLMETSEQNGNEGEEEQNGAEQEQMAGDEEQDNNTDGGKIDASKGEEDAGKVFVGGLSWDTSKTDLKDYFSKFGEVSDCTIKMDSNTGRSRGFGFVLFKDSASVDKVLEQKEHRLDGRNIDPKRAMAMKKDPVKKIFVGGLNPEATEETIREYFGAFGEIETIELPIDPKSKKRRGFIFITYKEETSVKKCLEKKYHNIQGGRCELKIAQPKEVYQQQQYGAGRGGGYGGRGGRGRGGQSQGWNQGYGNYWNQGYGNQGYGYGGYGNYDYSSGYYGYGPGYDYNQGNASYGKTPRRGGHQANYKPY; from the exons ATGGCAGACGCTGAGAACCTGCTCATGGAGACATCGGAGCAGAACGGCAAcgagggagaggaggagcagAATGGAGCTGAGCAGGAGCAGATGGCTGGGGACGAGGAGCAGGACAACAACACAGATGGCGGAAAGATTGACGCTAGCAAAGGAGAGGAAGATGCTGG TAAAGTGTTCGTGGGCGGCCTCAGCTGGGATACGAGTAAAACGGACCTGAAGGATTACTTCAGTAAGTTCGGTGAGGTGTCAGACTGCACCATCAAGATGGACTCAAACACTGGTCGATCCCGAGGCTTTGGTTTCGTTCTCTTCAAAGACTCTGCCAGCGTGGATAAG GTACTGGAgcagaaagaacacagactGGATGGACGCAATATCGATCCTAAGAGGGCGATGGCTATGAAGAAGGATCCCGTCAAGAAGATCTTTGTTGGGGGTTTGAACCCAGAAGCAACTGAGGAAACCATCAGGGAATACTTTGGCGCCTTTGGAGAG ATCGAAACAATTGAGCTCCCAATTGaccccaaatcaaagaaaaggagGGGATTTATCTTCATCACATACAAAGAGGAAACTAGCGTAAAGAAGTGTCTGGAGAAGAAATACCACAACATCCAGGGTGGCCGG TGTGAGCTGAAAATTGCTCAGCCAAAGGAGGTgtaccagcagcagcagtacgGAGCAGGGCGTGGAGGTGGCTATGGAGGCCGAGGAGGCAGGGGCCGTGGAG GTCAGAGCCAGGGCTGGAACCAGGGCTATGGAAACTACTGGAACCAAGGATATGGCAACCAAGGCTATGGCTACGGTGGATATGGCAACTATGACTACTCTTCTGGTTACTACGGATATGGTCCTGGATACGATTACA ACCAGGGCAATGCCAGCTATGGAAAAACCCCAAGGCGGGGGGGACACCAGGCCAACTACAAGCCATACTGA